Below is a genomic region from Acidobacteriota bacterium.
CTGGCGCAGGCTGGCCATGCGCCCTTCGCGCACGAACTCCTGGCGCAATTCTTCGAAACCGCGGTTCTGCAACCGCGCCAAGGTGGCGAGGGCGCCATCGACCTCCTCGTCGCTGACCGCCACCTCTTCTGCGGCCACCACCGCGTCGAGCACCAGCCGCTCGCGCACTCGGCGCTCCGCTTGCGGTCGCGCCTGCCCCCCCATTTCCTGCCAGTCGAGGCCGGCGGCCTCGACGTCGACGCCGCGGCGCTGCAGCTCCATGGCGTAATCGCGCAGGATGTTCTCGGTCTCGTGATTCACCACCCCTTCCGGCAAATCGAAGCTGTTGCGCGCCACCAGTTGCTCCATCAAAGCCTCGCGGCGCTGGCGGTCGCTGGCCTCGCGCTTGCGGGCGGTAACCCCGTTCGCGACCTGCTCGCGCAACTCATCGATGGTCTCGAACTTGCCCACCTTGGCGGCGAACTCATTCGTCGGCTCCGGCAGGTCGCGCTCTTCCACCAGCGCTGCCTCGACCTCGAACTTGCGCACCCGCGCCTCGTCTCCTTCTCCTTCCGGCCGGCTGAAGGTTCCGGTTTGCCCTGCCTCGAGGCCGGTGAGGGCCAGCGAGAGCTCTTCCCAAACCCGCGCATCGCCGATCTCCACCTGCACCCGCTCCGGCTCGGACTCCGGATCCTCCTCGACCTCGAGCTCGCGCACCGCCGCCAGAACCCGGTCGCCGCGCGCCGCCGGCCGCTCGACGGTGACCCAATCGGCCACCTGCCGCCGTAGCTCGTCGAGGGCTTCGGTGAGCTCTTCTTCGCTCGGTTCCTCGTCGCGATCGGGCAGATCGAAGCCGTCCAGGCTGGCGAGCTCGAACTCCGGCCGAACGTCGACCGCGGCGGTGAAGGTCAGGGGCTCACCGTCCGCCAGCTCGCCAACTTCTTCGACGCTCGGAGCGGTCAGGGTGTCGAGGGCGCTCTCGGTCGATGCTTCTTGCCAGAAGCGCGGCAACAGGCGCTCGATGACCTCCTGCCGAATGTCATCGCGGAAGCGCTGCCGAATCAGCGACGCCGGGATCTTGCCGCGCCGAAAACCGGGGACTCGCGCCTGGCGGGAGTACTGCTCCACCACCTTGCGGAGCTCCGCCTCGACGGCCGGCGCCGGCACCTCGATCTTGAGCTGTTTGCGGCACGGTCCGACGTTCTCTACAGCAAGCACGACACTCATGGCACAACCTCGATAAAAACGCGATCCAAGGGGGAGTCGATCTCAGGAGAGCGTATCGATGCGGGGAACCGCGAAAGATGGTGCGAAAGGGGGGACTCGAACCCCCATCCCGATTCCTCGAGACTAGATCCTAAGTCTAGCGCGTATACCAATTCCGCCACTTTCGCAGGCCGAAGCCACTCTCGCGAACTACGGTG
It encodes:
- the tig gene encoding trigger factor; amino-acid sequence: MSVVLAVENVGPCRKQLKIEVPAPAVEAELRKVVEQYSRQARVPGFRRGKIPASLIRQRFRDDIRQEVIERLLPRFWQEASTESALDTLTAPSVEEVGELADGEPLTFTAAVDVRPEFELASLDGFDLPDRDEEPSEEELTEALDELRRQVADWVTVERPAARGDRVLAAVRELEVEEDPESEPERVQVEIGDARVWEELSLALTGLEAGQTGTFSRPEGEGDEARVRKFEVEAALVEERDLPEPTNEFAAKVGKFETIDELREQVANGVTARKREASDRQRREALMEQLVARNSFDLPEGVVNHETENILRDYAMELQRRGVDVEAAGLDWQEMGGQARPQAERRVRERLVLDAVVAAEEVAVSDEEVDGALATLARLQNRGFEELRQEFVREGRMASLRQQLQRDRAVRRLLGDGEDGAEENKA